One part of the Lycium ferocissimum isolate CSIRO_LF1 chromosome 8, AGI_CSIRO_Lferr_CH_V1, whole genome shotgun sequence genome encodes these proteins:
- the LOC132068195 gene encoding chitin-binding lectin 1-like: MSNSFNTFPLELKVHCKDCGLELKKDLLKFKGVHSVKIDQKLSKVVISGKVDPAEILSKFEKCGREAELWPCEQLRRNDPFNDPDIMAQLEQFSDISGLHSVEVTKTTKITFQGQSTSNNPGVTQSEVLPHGGGGGGRLCSASSSCCGCHGGNTSSCSCCANNRNNYSYHNVPVTQSEVLPHGGGFCSACSSCCGGHGGDYTSSGSSCANSRNNYSYRCPRPQPRGYIPDPPVVPPRSGNRPIPSAPLMPPDHFHQPLPSPPAPSCTSFILQCLKG, translated from the coding sequence atgtcaaattctttcaacaCCTTTCCTCTCGAGCTGAAAGTACACTGCAAGGATTGTGGACTGGAACTGAAAAAAGATCTGCTAAAGTTTAAGGGGGTTCATTCAgtaaaaattgatcaaaaactTAGTAAAGTTGTCATCTCTGGCAAAGTAGACCCTGCAGAAATCCTAAGCAAGTTTGAAAAGTGTGGGAGAGAAGCAGAGCTCTGGCCATGTGAACAATTAAGACGGAATGATCCGTTCAACGATCCGGACATTATGGCGCAACTGGAGCAGTTCTCTGATATCTCAGGATTGCATTCTGTGGAGGTGACTAAAACCACTAAGATAACTTTCCAAGGACAATCAACAAGTAATAACCCCGGGGTTACTCAATCGGAAGTGCTTCcacatggtggtggtggtggtggtcgACTTTGTTCTGCTTCTTCGTCATGCTGTGGTTGCCATGGTGGTAATACTAGTTCCTGTTCTTGTTGTGCGAATAATAGAAACAACTATTCTTACCATAATGTACCGGTTACACAATCAGAAGTGCTTCCACATGGTGGTGGATTTTGTTCTGCTTGTTCGTCATGTTGTGGTGGTCATGGTGGTGATTATACTAGTTCTGGTTCTTCTTGTGCGAATAGCAGAAACAACTATTCTTACCGTTGCCCGCGGCCGCAGCCAAGAGGGTACATTCCTGATCCACCTGTGGTACCACCACGCTCAGGCAATCGTCCTATTCCATCAGCCCCTCTTATGCCACCTGACCATTTTCATCAGCCACTACCCTCACCACCTGCACCCTCGTGTACCTCCTTCATATTACAGTGTCTTAAGGGATGA